The following proteins are encoded in a genomic region of Debaryomyces hansenii CBS767 chromosome G complete sequence:
- a CDS encoding DEHA2G01826p (similar to uniprot|Q08965 Saccharomyces cerevisiae YPL217C BMS1 Essential conserved nucleolar GTP-binding protein required for synthesis of 40S ribosomal subunits and for processing of the 35S pre-rRNA at sites A0 A1 and A2), translated as MDGTQQSNKAHRGGTRKTTAKQKLHQHGHNQKAFAVTAPRKLERMAKRTHDVNEKKLHVPMVDRTPDDDPPPVIVAVVGPPGTGKSTLIKSLIRRLAKTSLTEIKGPITVVSGKRRRLTFIEVGNDLNSMVDAAKIADLVLLLVDGNFGLEMETMEFLNIAQHHGMPRVLGVSTHLDLFKSQSTLRTSKKRLKHRFWTEVYQGAKLFYLSGVINGRYPDREILNLSRFISVMKFRPLKWRNEHPYLLADRVTDLTHPQEIAENPKCDRKVAIYGYLHGTPLPSVNAHVHIAGVGDHYVHSVEKLPDPCPTPYFEQKLDEIEREKAKLAAESGEIQAKTTRRRKRLEDKQKIIYAPMSDVGGVLVDKDAVYIDMGDKENFVKGEEAGEGEKLVTDLQEVQKTMKERFEDGPGLRLFSSSKEINRNEDEDDESEDLLSDLEDNESEVTPKNTGRTSMRSARLYGKSLAEDDEFDNDLSDDEERGYDSESGEPKLVEVDFNDDKYNEKELEFAEDSYLSSDEENSNDYKSAASRLNGSIQRKWNINKLLYLQNVDPSDAIKKWKATNVEEDSDEEDIEEDDDAFFHKKDIRDASQDLDQFIPSYPPLEQLKEKFNASTVDDEDDDEEYENGYRILKSKFLAAPKLNEENKDGQEEANDEDEGEVYGDFEDLESGDSDKNANKKVDQNNDDEFADFDAEEEKAELGLDEEEEDKEEYEEPENLTTEEKRRINAANKAKLKVQFEDEEDREFGVDDPEGDTEADTWYEFQKNKMAKQLEINKAEFDEMDSATRIRIEGYKAGSYVKLVFSNLPCEFVENLQPEYPIVLGGLLATESRFGIMNVRIRRHRWHKKILKSQDPLILSLGWRRFQTLPIYTTSDSRTRNRMLKYTPEHAYCFASFYGPLVAPNTTFVGFNIVSNSSTTGSFRIAATGIVEDLNSSVEIVKKLKLVGHPYKIFRNTAFIKDMFSNSLEVAKFEGASIRTVSGIRGEIKRALSKPEGHFRASFEDKILMSDTIFLKTWYPVKVKKFYNPVTSLLLSQHSEWQGMRLTGQVRAERAIATPLNADSAYKKIERTERKFNPLRVPKSIKTALPFKSQIHEMKPQKKPTYMSKRAVVLGGEEKKARDLMQKIATVRKEKETKRKTKKDEKFKDKLKAMAKKQEIRKEKEKERKKEFFSKEGKKRSLGSSEGNREAFGKKKRI; from the coding sequence ATGGACGGAACGCAGCAGTCAAATAAGGCCCATCGAGGTGGTACTAGAAAGACCACTGCTAAACAGAAATTGCATCAACATGGACATAATCAGAAGGCATTTGCGGTAACGGCGCCAAGGAAGTTGGAAAGAATGGCAAAGAGAACACATGATGTTAACGAGAAGAAGTTACATGTTCCAATGGTAGATAGGACGCCAGATGATGATCCTCCACCAGTTATTGTAGCCGTGGTAGGACCACCAGGTACTGGTAAATCAACgttaatcaaatcattaataagaAGACTTGCAAAGACTTCATTAACAGAAATTAAAGGGCCAATTACCGTTGTGAGTGGtaagagaagaagattgaCGTTTATTGAAGTGGGAAATGATTTGAACTCAATGGTCGATGCGGCCAAAATCGCTGACTTGGTCTTGTTACTTGTGGATGGTAATTTTGGGTTAGAAATGGAAACCATggaattcttgaatattgCTCAGCATCATGGTATGCCTAGAGTTTTGGGTGTTTCCACACAtttagatttatttaaatctCAGTCTACTTTAAGAACGTCGAAGAAGAGATTGAAGCACCGTTTTTGGACTGAGGTTTATCAAGGTGCTAAGTTGTTTTACTTATCGGGGGTTATAAATGGTCGTTATCCTGACAGAGAAATCCTTAATTTAAGTCGTTTCATATCAGTCATGAAATTCAGACCTTTGAAATGGAGAAACGAGCATCCTTACTTATTAGCTGATAGAGTAACCGACCTTACCCATCCTCAAGAAATTGCTGAAAATCCAAAATGTGACAGAAAAGTGGCAATTTATGGTTATTTGCATGGGACACCATTACCGTCTGTGAACGCTCATGTTCATATTGCAGGGGTAGGGGATCATTATGTCCATtctgttgaaaaattaccaGATCCTTGTCCAACTCCATACTTTGAACAGAAATTAGATGAAATAGAAAGAGAGAAGGCAAAACTTGCTGCCGAGTCGGGTGAAATCCAAGCAAAAACAACAAGAAGACGTAAAAGGTTAGAGgataaacaaaaaattatttatgcCCCCATGTCTGATGTGGGTGGTGTTTTAGTCGATAAGGATGCAgtatatattgatatgggagataaagaaaatttcgTTAAAGGAGAGGAAGCAGGAGAAGGAGAAAAGTTAGTCACCGATTTACAAGAGGTGCAAAAGACAATGAAAGAAAGATTCGAAGATGGCCCTGGTTTAAGATTATTTTCCTCTTCTAAGGAAATAAATCgtaatgaagatgaagatgatgaaagCGAGGATTTGTTGTCAGACTTAGAGGATAATGAATCAGAAGTAACTCCTAAGAATACAGGAAGAACGTCTATGAGATCTGCACGCCTTTATGGCAAATCTTTAgcagaagatgatgaatttgacaATGATTTATCGGATGACGAAGAACGTGGCTATGATTCAGAATCCGGTGAACCTAAATTAGTTGAAGTAGATTTCAAcgatgataaatataatgaaaagGAATTGGAATTTGCTGAAGACTCATATTTGTCCtctgatgaagaaaatagtAATGACTACAAATCAGCTGCTTCTAGATTGAATGGttcaattcaaagaaaatggaacatcaacaaattattatacttgCAGAACGTTGACCCTTCCGATGCCATTAAAAAATGGAAAGCTACAAATGTTGAAGAGGATAGCGATGaggaagatattgaagaagatgatgatgctTTCTTCCACAAGAAAGACATTAGGGATGCATCTCAAGATTTAGATCAATTTATACCTTCTTATCCCCCACTCGAGCAACTTAAAGAGAAATTCAATGCCTCTACCGttgacgatgaagatgatgacgaagaatatgaaaacGGGTACAGAATATTAAAATCTAAATTTCTAGCTGCGCCTAAATTAAATGAGGAGAACAAAGATGGCCAAGAGGAAGCaaacgatgaagatgaaggaGAAGTATATGGcgattttgaagatttagaatCAGGAGATTCTGataaaaatgcaaataaaaaGGTCGATCAGAATAACGATGATGAGTTTGCAGACTTTGATGCGGAAGAAGAGAAGGCAGAACTTGGATTGGACGAAGAGGAGGAAGATAAGgaagaatatgaagaacctgaaaatttaacaacagaagaaaagagaagaatAAATGCAGCTAACAAGGCAAAGTTAAAAGTacaatttgaagatgaagaagatcgCGAGTTTGGAGTTGATGACCCAGAAGGCGATACTGAGGCTGATACATGGTACGAATTCCAGAAAAATAAGATGGCGaaacaattagaaataaataaagcCGAATTTGATGAGATGGATTCTGCTACTAGAATCAGAATTGAAGGTTATAAAGCAGGTTCATACGTGAAGCTagtattttctaatttaccGTGTGAATTTGTCGAAAATTTACAGCCAGAATATCCAATTGTATTGGGAGGTTTATTAGCAACAGAATCCAGATTTGGTATTATGAATGTTAGAATAAGAAGACATCGTTGGCATAAAAAGATCTTGAAATCTCAAGATCCgttaattttatctttgGGGTGGAGAAGATTTCAAACATTACCAATATATACTACATCCGACTCCAGAACACGTAATAGAATGCTTAAGTATACACCAGAGCATGCCTACTGTTTTGCATCTTTTTATGGGCCATTAGTTGCACCAAATACAACATTCGTTGGTTTCAATATTGtctcaaattcatcaacaacGGGTTCATTTAGAATTGCTGCAACAGGAATTGTCGaagatttaaattcatcGGTTGAGATtgtaaagaaattaaaattagtTGGTCATCCTTACAAGATTTTCCGTAATACTGCATTTATAAAAGACatgttttcaaattctttggAAGTTGCTAAATTTGAAGGAGCATCCATTAGAACCGTTTCTGGTATAAGAGGTGAAATTAAGAGAGCATTGTCTAAACCTGAGGGTCACTTCAGGGCTTCGTTTGAAGATAAGATTCTTATGTCGGACACTATTTTCTTAAAGACATGGTATCCCGTCAAGGTTAAGAAGTTCTACAATCCTGTTACTTCGTTATTATTAAGTCAACATTCTGAATGGCAAGGTATGAGATTGACAGGCCAGGTTAGAGCAGAACGTGCCATTGCAACTCCATTAAATGCTGACAGTGCCTACAAGAAGATTGAAAGAACTGAAAGGAAATTCAACCCGTTGAGAgttccaaaatcaatcaaaaCCGCTTTACCTTTCAAATCTCAAATTCATGAAATGAAACCTCAAAAGAAACCAACATATATGTCAAAGAGAGCTGTTGTCTTGGGCGGCGAGGAAAAGAAGGCTAGAGATTTAATGCAAAAGATCGCTACTGTTagaaaagagaaagaaacGAAGAGAAAGACAAAGAAGGATGAGAAGTTtaaagataaattgaaagcCATGGCAAAGAAGCAGgaaattagaaaagaaaaagaaaaggaacGTAAAAAGgaattcttttcaaaagaagGTAAGAAAAGATCTTTGGGCTCCAGTGAAGGCAATCGTGAAGCTTTTGGAAAGAAAAAGCGtatataa